The Cydia splendana chromosome 21, ilCydSple1.2, whole genome shotgun sequence genome segment AAGGAGTTCGAGGGTTATAGGTTCAGGCCCCGCGCGATCCCGTTGAAGGAGCCGACTAGAGAAAGGAGTGTTTATTATGCGCCAGATAATAAATATAAGTCGGAGGTTCTTTTCCCCGGTAATTATTTTGCAATTGCCGAAGAGAAAAGCAAGGAGAACTTGACGCAGGATGCGTATAACCCGTTGGAGGGGGGTCCTTTCCAGCCGATAGCGATACCTTTGAGGGAATACCAGGGGAGGTCGCTGGGCGAGTACGAGGAACCAATCATTGAGAAACCTGAAGGTTTCACGGAACAAACTGCCCAGAGGAGATCTATTTCTTGTAAGTATGAGTAGTCTAAcgtaataaaattttaaagatccacttaaaattttaaatcttgtttttttaattgtaagtatTATTTTGTCACATAAATATCTTAGGTACCAATGTACTTAAATGACTCAATTTTATGTAATATAGAAACAATAAACTACCTATTTGGCACTTGTTgactattttataattataacagttTATTTTTTACGTTTACAAGCATAATCCGTCAGAATTTATGAtaattattattcaagtagAATACAAGTACACTAACACATTATACCATTTGACAGTATTGAAATATTACTTAACATTACAgctatatcgggtggaacagaacgaaggacttttacgcaaactgggaattgttcagactacgtactttatttttcacttattataatcacgttaatatttctaaccgtttttgagatacagtttgttaaacattagtgtttaacaaactgtatgtttcaaccctagcaagtgaATCCTATTGAATggcatgacatgtgtcaatttaaaatgtaaataactttgtagggttgtcactgatataaaaatatttcattttaatgattttgttttactttttaatccagctttacgattataataactcgattgtagaacacttagataacactatcctttcagctcagtctctagaaatgttccaccctgtatactttATCACGTTCGCTACGGCAATTAGCTTGACTTATCAATTACCTATAatcatacctacctataaatggTTCATTCGAGCCCATACTACAGTGTTAAAAAAGGTAACCCTGAGTGGCCGCAAATCATCTTAGCTTAAACAAGTCGAGACAAACATCTTTAAGAGAATATATTTGAATAagtaagaatgtccaatattaataaaaaattatcacttctttattcaaattttataaaCGACAAAAAAACGCTTGAAATGAAGATAAAGTAAAGCTTCTTTAAGCAAACATTAATACATCTTATTCTATACCCTACAAAAACTCTAAAACTAGCCATACTAACAAAATGAACCCGGAAACACATAGCAAAATACACTATTCTATTCCGTCACTTGACCTGCTTACATCCCAGCCCTTAGCTTCACTTCATCAACTTTCATTACCAAAACTTTTTCTTCATCCCTAATTGCCAATTTAATGGTGACTTCACATACCACCATCATTACGATCCGTTAGCGACAAGTCATCACTCTCACCGAACCCCTAAATTTGATCAGCAACCCATCATCATTTCCGCTTGTTGAGTGTAAAATGTAAATGTACATTATAGAGCATCGCGTGGTCAACTGAACCAAACAGATTCGCTCCACTGCGCCTGATTACCATTCCTAGCGAAATAGATGGAAATAGAACGGTCATTGTTGGCGATTGTCTTTGCTGTTTAGCGATTTATTGGTTCGTTGGCTTTTGTTCCGTCTGGTTAATTGTTTTATATGCGAAGGTTTTGGAAGGCGTGCAGACTTCGGGTTTTTCGatgactaagcgccacttgcatcatCGCACTaaccccggggttaaccggttaaacctggagttaccatagttACTAGTACCTACAATTTGATacttggttaacggtttaaccgcttaaccgcgggttagtgggatggtgcaagtggcgttaAGTATATGTTTGAGTCTGCTTTTGACTGAGGCTATCCAGTGAGACGGAGATGAGAGGATACGTACGAAAACCAACTAATAGAATTGGCTGTAATCCAGCGGAGAAAACttgtatttgtaattttaaatgttaaAGAAAATTATGAAGACACAAAATAATTTTGGCACCTAAATCCCACACATGCACATGCGTCTAATGAGAGAGAGTACAGTACTTATAGTGCACAATTTTAGGTTAAATTTCTGATCTTACTCGCCTATTGTTTTCATTATTCCATCCAACTACTGTTGGATGTGTTGCTTAACTtcaactcgggtaaatccattcgaccctctaaGCAAATAtataccctattaccttttcttaatatcAAAATcgtataatctgacagatggattcaTTGCTTCAAAACATTGTCATAGCTGAGTTATCAGACTATGGTGATTCTGGGCGGGGAATTCCACGTATAACCGATGGTTGACAGGGCAGAACAGTTGTTGAATGGTGACAGTGAACTCCGGTTCAGGCGCAGATAAAGAAGGCTCTCAAAAAGTAAACTGGCGATCTGGTCAAAATCACAGAGAGACGTTGAATGGCCTTCGGGGCATTCCACAAAAGGTCTAATTTGTTGAAGACGTGACACTTAAGACAACTTAATAACCTGTAAAAATCTGTATTATATGACGATTAATTGAAAGCTCAGTTATCAAATACTACCTGGCCAAATATCTGctaaaaaaaaagtgttaaaaatagcgtcacttagagttagaccaagaaaagtccgcAGCGAtcttgatagcccacgcagtgcaagtgttatttacacgtcataatttcatagaagtctaacgtttaaaatgacacttgcactgcgtgggctatcaaaatcgctgcagacttttctcggtctgactctatctgTCAATATTCCGGAATGCCCCGGCGCAAGACGTTGTTGTGGCAAATTTTTAGGGAGGCCTATATTAAGGGTTTTGAAATGTTACCAAAAATTCTTTTAGTTATTATTATCTCTTCAATCGTAAAATTTTTGAAGTGTTGACGATATAAATTTAGTTATATTTAGGCTCAACTTATTAGGTTGGCTTTACATTATTGAATAGACAATGGTTTTAGGAAAAACtttttctaaaaattaataatttccCAAATGATTCTGACAAATACATTTCGGAAGTAATTCAATGATTATAGTTGGCGTAATTAGAGGATTGTAAAAAAATGCATAGATTGCAAAAACGACAGGCATGACAGGTAAGGAAATTAATTGCAAAATGTTTCGTTTTCATTATAATTGATTCACAGTTCGGACATAATTACCGGAATCATCACGACACGGTACGGAATAGACACACTCTACTGCGGCTGACATTCATGAATATTACGGAACTTATGTGTGTATAATTATACCTAACAAGTTAATCATTACTAATCGATTCCTACAGTAAAAATTTGAGGAAACAATTAAATCATTCAGCTTGCACTTAACCTAGTTACTCTTTTTCTTGGATCTGCTTTCATTCTCTTTAATTGATGTGTCCAAATTTGTGTCTAGATGTCACAATGATAAATTGTCAATGAATTGAATTCTCTAAAAAGGTcaaaattgtcatcatcattatatcagccttttatcgcccactgccgagcataggcctctcttcgagtacgccacttatcccggtcctgtgaGCCAATCGAATCCAGAAGTGACATTGAAACGTGGATTTCATTGAAAATATGATCAATAAGTCTTGGCATTTATAATATCCCAATTTCAAAAAGTCCTGGTGTATAAtctaattgaagggatgtttacaaaaacaacataactgactacactggttgacacttgaaacgattaacaatgttcttaaaaaagtgtcaaccgctctaagcagttatgttgtttttgtaaacatcccttcaattattGTAAATAAGTTTGTATGTTATAATGAGTTAGTTTTCCAATCTCCAAATGTCACAATGCCCAATTAGGTTTTGAACGCTACTTGAAAGAAATACAAATACGTTTGAATTACTTACTTTGAATACCAAACGATGTAACAGGGTATTTTTGGTGCAACAATTGCGCATACCTACATGATTTATTTTGTACATATATCGTCGAGAATTCTATTATAATCTTctagatatttaaaataatatgtcTTTAATGGAAATCCGTGTTCTCTGCCTACTCCTCCgggaaatatgtatgtatgaatgtatgtatgtgtgtaatatttgttttaatatCATATAGTTCGGAATTATTAATATTAGACATCGAGAACTAGATTGAATGTTGGTTTGataatatttatacctacttaagtagTGCCCAAACATCACAATATTCGTACTAATGGACATTTATATATCATGACACTTAAACATTTTGACATTTGGACATTacaatattatgattatgatatgACCCTGAATTTTCTGACTACTGAtgacatatttattaaaatggGTGCTCATAATTAATATTGTCTTCAGTTCAtaatcaatttattttattttcttatctTCTTTTATTTAGTTATCTTTGACAGGCTACCTTTCAGTTGTTATGTTTACTAAATACAATTTCATTGAGAATTTATGATAAGAACAACATAGTTAccagtataaaaaaaattgttgtttCTGTCAGCGAAAATCTCAATATCTAATAATATTTCAATGGATTTAAAAAAAGATCTGTACACAGTGTATACGTAGGTACAAATTTTACACATGCGATGAATTGTGTTGTATACAAAATTCTGCTGtttttgtcatcatcatcaatttaagagctgggctcttgtcggtgcagcgtgatgaagTTGTCTCCACCTTGGTCGGTCCGAACCCAGCCCTTTACTGTCCTGTTACGACACGGCCCCTATATGCTCCTTTACTTGACTGATATAACTTTTCCTTGGTCTTCCCCTCCCCCTCCTTCCATTTATTTTCTCTTCTATGATGTTTCTGATGAAGCGAAGTGATTTTGTCAATTAAGGGAAAAAGTCAAGTAGATTTCAACTTTCCTAATTAGCAAAGTCTACCTATTACAGTTTAGAAAATGCGTTTTGCGTGTTAAAATCAGATGAAGAAAACGCGAAGATAATATGAACTAGTAAAGATAAGCTTACTATTTAAGTCGCTAATTATCTTTGATCTGAACGCATGAAACTGTAGGCGGGTTattaaaagtaattataacttTTGCATGTTTTGCTAATTGTAAGCACATCTCGATACCATGTTCTtaaactatttattgttttccTTTGCGTTTTGTTAATTGCAGTTTGATTTTATCAAGTGTTAGTAtaatcattttgttttttataacCTAATTATGTTTTATACCTTTTTTCCCTAAACCCATCGAAAGAGTAcctaatcaaaataaaataaagggttACTTagataaaaatataggtaattaataaaatatttctttcatTTTTATTTAGAAAAGGTACATTATCGTTTCGAATTATTGATGtattaataaatgaattttaaactatTCGATCCGCAGTCGCTTAGTTTGGTTTAGTTTTTTGCAAGTTACATTAATTATTAGATTTTATTTCAGTTACAAATTATAATTGTCATTTCGCTGCAGGAAATAATTTTTGGGTCTATAATTAATCCGAGTTTCAATACACTAAGATTTAGCATAATTTGCCGTATCTGAAAAATCATTTTACCATATTAGGAACTCATAAATATATATTCGCTTCATACATAACCTTAATCTTAACTTCTCGATTGAGGTCAAGGTCAAAGGTTACGAGTAATTGTATTTTCACCCCAGTACCCAATTGTTATAATTACCCTAGCCTATTTataggcctagtttcccctcggAGGtcaatggcagtcgctttcgtaaaaactagtgcctacgccaattcttaggATAAGTTGTCAAGCGCATCCGAGGCTCCCATGACCCGTTGCAAAATGCCCGGATAACGAGAGGAAGATGATGATccaatttttatataattatataggtactcaATTTGAAATGCGAGCGAGATCATTATCAAAATAATACCGATAATTATTATGCAACTAATGATAACACTAAAGTAGGATAGCTATATCAATCAATCTTTCCTGTTACAGACCTCTTCGGCATTGAAGGAGCAGAGGATGACGAAGATGATGGCGAAGACGGAGAAGGTGAATACGAAGTCGAGGAGCAGGACGGAGAACACGACCGATCGAAGACCAAGGTCAAACCGAAGAAACCCAAGACGAAGAAGCTGGGAAAATACATGATGCCGCTCCTCCTAGCGTACAAGATGAAGTACTTCGCAATGATACCTCTAATGGTCGCTGGATTGGTACTGCTGGTAGGAGCGACGGGATTGGCCGGGTTCTTCTTTGCCCTGTTCGCCGCTACCATGGGATTACAGAAAGGCAGTTACTAAACGTAGGATAAAGTCGACGATAACTCGCAGTTGCCATCCAAGTTTAATTTCTTCACCGTGTAAGTTCAGTTATAAATTTAAGGCAAAAGTTTTGTAGCATTTGTTTTTTATACACTTTTGCTAGCTGTTAGCCGAAGATGTATTTCGGTTTCCCAATGTACCTACACGGTTTTTACGATTTACAAATCAACCACCGAAATCAAAGGGCAGAACTTCTACAAACTTTACTTAGTTTAATTCAATACTGAAATGGAACTGTCATTTCGGTATGTGAATGGTTctgttgttgtttttattatacGCTCGCgcttttgtaaataatttcataatttatttaattagtgtttaatgaaaattaagctatttatttaatttaatagaaATACGAATAAAATGAACCAAATCGACGTAGTAATGTATATGATAGTAGTTACCATGAATTATGTACGATCATgtatgtattaaaattgtaaaatgatCAACGAACATTATGAAAATATAAAGACATTATGCTTTGATCGtttcaatttttattaaatacctaattGACCTTTATGGAAAGTATTGCCttgcttttatttaagtatatattataAAGAATTAATTTAGAAAAGATTGGTCATAATGGTAAGTATTAGAGAAAAATACCAGATTACATTCTAtggcaggggtctccaaacttttttacctgagggccatattgcgcctcagaatttttgcgcgggccaccgtcggcgcCGAGGGGGGGTAGGTGTATCtggggttgctgctgttagggctgaacacctggagcctggctcccgcgggccggattggaccgctgtcggcgggccggattggaacgcttcgcgggccggatttggcccgcgggccggggtttggagagccctgttCTATGGCatcaaaataaatactaagtatgATTGTAGTTAACGATATTAATCGATATCAATAAATTCTCCAGGACTTTGATTTCTGTGCCATTTCCATTTAACTGAGCACAGGGTAGGAAGGACCAAGTTAATATTAGAGATATGTGTACCTAAGTATCAATTTGGCACATACATAcgtttaaaatgaaaactacataattataatcatGCAAATTgcctttacagtacataattatatgcTACTTTCATGCGTATGtgaaaagtttaaagggccataattatgtactgtaaaacgttgtacgatacacgtgcgaataggtaatccGCAACTCGTGTCGACTTAGTTAAAACActtccttcggtcgtgttttaatttatcgccactcgtttcgaattttctcttttccgcacttgtatcgtaaataactattcatttaatgggcgttttcagaaataaatattgaaaacctgattctttcacacctggacgttcttgggctcattctactcagaatcgacagcattctccatcccaccattaaaaaaagatgttccaaaatgtccattccattacgtcacgttttagtatgaaaaaaattttcacttgtatgtgcgtgacgtagtggaatgtacaattttcatacaaatttttgggacattttattttatcatcagaattgaatatgctagtgattctgagttgaaagaagccaaaaacaccgggatctgtgagaatcgggttttcgatatttatttctgaaaacgccctaATACACCCGGGTTTAATTATCAAGGTGATCGATTCTAATCTTACAATTTGTTTTGGCTTTGAACCGGTTT includes the following:
- the LOC134801248 gene encoding uncharacterized protein LOC134801248 yields the protein MTLKMWRETAVVFCIVVITSAEDYESNLTKLWSLSGVTNSGTRTAVVNVTSAINVQPERAPRRSKEFEGYRFRPRAIPLKEPTRERSVYYAPDNKYKSEVLFPGNYFAIAEEKSKENLTQDAYNPLEGGPFQPIAIPLREYQGRSLGEYEEPIIEKPEGFTEQTAQRRSISYLFGIEGAEDDEDDGEDGEGEYEVEEQDGEHDRSKTKVKPKKPKTKKLGKYMMPLLLAYKMKYFAMIPLMVAGLVLLVGATGLAGFFFALFAATMGLQKGSY